The Montipora capricornis isolate CH-2021 chromosome 1, ASM3666992v2, whole genome shotgun sequence genome contains a region encoding:
- the LOC138046631 gene encoding uromodulin-like isoform X1, which translates to MSTVVVKTDEKVTWYSHNDMVCEIVPLNSLEKFPVVLPDLLPAMKMSKILHFYVTAVMFLESHLSFLTCADVQQCKSVYSKYGMMLRGHVFQEINTANILTCGKLCNSNIRCQSLNYVMSRSLCELNSRTREARPDDYVQDSDRIYVTRPSERVPLGSIKEVPAESCAEIKASEGDSVVVSGNYWLDSIKPGQAVLVPCNMSTGDGDECNASVPVCDVNAICQNTLSSFLCSCKTGFTGDGFNCADIDECTNGAYNCINGTALCLNTLGSYKCACKQGYRGDGQSYCIPDECQNYQVLSNADRKTTNGASTLYCDNTLGPAWFRFQGNAGTRIPNWCVPDNRCGTHATGWLNGAHPLEHEGKVTRTVCFNYYSNCCNWSVNIQVQNCSGYYLYYISGTYSSNPCHLRYCSTD; encoded by the exons ATGTCTACAGTAGTGGTTAAGACTGATGAGAAGGTTACTTGGTACAGCCATAATGACATGGTCTGTGAGATTGTTCCTTTGAATTCACTCGAGAAG TTTCCCGTGGTTCTTCCTGACTTGCTTCCTGCTATGAAAATGTCCAAGATCTTGCATTTTTACGTCACAGCGGTCATGTTTCTGGAGTCTCACCTGTCTTTCTTAACATGCGCGGACGTTCAGCAGTGCAAAAGTGTTTATTCCAAATACGGTATGATGTTAAGAGGTCACGTGTTTCAGGAAATCAACACCGCAAACATATTGACCTGCGGAAAGTTATGCAACTCCAACATTCGATGTCAAAGCCTCAACTACGTCATGAGTCGATCTTTGTGTGAGTTAAATAGTCGCACAAGGGAAGCAAGACCAGATGATTATGTTCAAGACTCAGATCGGATATATGTCACAAGACCCAGCGAAAGAG TTCCCCTAGGCTCTATTAAGGAGGTGCCTGCTGAATCATGCGCGGAGATCAAAGCGAGTGAAGGAGACAGCGTGGTGGTTAGTGGCAATTACTGGCTTGATTCAATCAAACCAGGCCAAGCTGTGTTGGTTCCTTGCAATATGTCGACAGGAG ACGGGGACGAATGCAACGCCTCAGTCCCAGTATGTGATGTTAACGCCATTTGTCAAAATACACTGTCATCTTTCCTTTGCTCATGTAAAACCGGTTTTACTGGAGATGGTTTCAACTGTGCAG ACATTGACGAGTGCACCAATGGTGCGTACAATTGCATCAATGGAACAGCTCTCTGTTTAAACACGCTCGGATCCTATAAGTGTGCCTGTAAGCAGGGTTACCGAGGAGACGGTCAGAGCTACTGCATTCCAGATG AATGCCAAAACTACCAAGTATTGAGCAATGCTGACAGAAAAACAACGAACGGTGCATCTACTCTATATTGCGACAACACACTTGGGCCAGCTTGGTTTCGTTTCCAAGGAAACGCGGGAACAAGGATTCCCAATTGGTGCGTCCCTGACAACAGGTGCGGGACACACGCAACTGGGTGGTTAAACGGCGCTCATCCCCTGGAACACGAGGGAAAAGTGACAAGAACGGTCTGTTTTAACTATTATTCAAATTGTTGTAATTGGTCCGTGAATATTCAAGTGCAGAATTGCAGTGGTTACTACCTGTATTACATCAGTGGAACATATTCTTCTAATCCGTGTCATCTCCGTTATTGCAGCACTGACTGA
- the LOC138046631 gene encoding uromodulin-like isoform X2: MKMSKILHFYVTAVMFLESHLSFLTCADVQQCKSVYSKYGMMLRGHVFQEINTANILTCGKLCNSNIRCQSLNYVMSRSLCELNSRTREARPDDYVQDSDRIYVTRPSERVPLGSIKEVPAESCAEIKASEGDSVVVSGNYWLDSIKPGQAVLVPCNMSTGDGDECNASVPVCDVNAICQNTLSSFLCSCKTGFTGDGFNCADIDECTNGAYNCINGTALCLNTLGSYKCACKQGYRGDGQSYCIPDECQNYQVLSNADRKTTNGASTLYCDNTLGPAWFRFQGNAGTRIPNWCVPDNRCGTHATGWLNGAHPLEHEGKVTRTVCFNYYSNCCNWSVNIQVQNCSGYYLYYISGTYSSNPCHLRYCSTD; the protein is encoded by the exons ATGAAAATGTCCAAGATCTTGCATTTTTACGTCACAGCGGTCATGTTTCTGGAGTCTCACCTGTCTTTCTTAACATGCGCGGACGTTCAGCAGTGCAAAAGTGTTTATTCCAAATACGGTATGATGTTAAGAGGTCACGTGTTTCAGGAAATCAACACCGCAAACATATTGACCTGCGGAAAGTTATGCAACTCCAACATTCGATGTCAAAGCCTCAACTACGTCATGAGTCGATCTTTGTGTGAGTTAAATAGTCGCACAAGGGAAGCAAGACCAGATGATTATGTTCAAGACTCAGATCGGATATATGTCACAAGACCCAGCGAAAGAG TTCCCCTAGGCTCTATTAAGGAGGTGCCTGCTGAATCATGCGCGGAGATCAAAGCGAGTGAAGGAGACAGCGTGGTGGTTAGTGGCAATTACTGGCTTGATTCAATCAAACCAGGCCAAGCTGTGTTGGTTCCTTGCAATATGTCGACAGGAG ACGGGGACGAATGCAACGCCTCAGTCCCAGTATGTGATGTTAACGCCATTTGTCAAAATACACTGTCATCTTTCCTTTGCTCATGTAAAACCGGTTTTACTGGAGATGGTTTCAACTGTGCAG ACATTGACGAGTGCACCAATGGTGCGTACAATTGCATCAATGGAACAGCTCTCTGTTTAAACACGCTCGGATCCTATAAGTGTGCCTGTAAGCAGGGTTACCGAGGAGACGGTCAGAGCTACTGCATTCCAGATG AATGCCAAAACTACCAAGTATTGAGCAATGCTGACAGAAAAACAACGAACGGTGCATCTACTCTATATTGCGACAACACACTTGGGCCAGCTTGGTTTCGTTTCCAAGGAAACGCGGGAACAAGGATTCCCAATTGGTGCGTCCCTGACAACAGGTGCGGGACACACGCAACTGGGTGGTTAAACGGCGCTCATCCCCTGGAACACGAGGGAAAAGTGACAAGAACGGTCTGTTTTAACTATTATTCAAATTGTTGTAATTGGTCCGTGAATATTCAAGTGCAGAATTGCAGTGGTTACTACCTGTATTACATCAGTGGAACATATTCTTCTAATCCGTGTCATCTCCGTTATTGCAGCACTGACTGA
- the LOC138046649 gene encoding pro-epidermal growth factor-like isoform X2, protein MKMSKILHFYVTAVMFLESHLSFLTCADAQQCRSVYSKYGMMLRGHVFQEINTANILTCGKLCNSNIRCQSLNYVMSRFLCELNSRTREARPDDYVQDSERIYVTRPSERVPLGSIKEVPAESCAEIKASEGDSVVVSGDYWLDSIKPGQTVLVPCNMSTGDGDECNASVPVCDVNAICQNTLSSFLCSCKTGFTGDGFNCADIDECTNGEYNCINGTALCLNTLGSYKCACKQGYRGDGQSYCIPDGLKFRWILWDLYHYKLPFDSCVCLNKKNYIRYVIAAMLVDEKKKNYHTPLSLGGPFGGRGK, encoded by the exons ATGAAAATGTCCAAGATCTTGCATTTTTACGTCACAGCGGTCATGTTTCTGGAGTCTCACCTGTCTTTCTTAACATGCGCGGACGCTCAGCAATGCAGAAGTGTTTATTCCAAATACGGTATGATGTTAAGAGGTCACGTGTTTCAGGAAATCAACACCGCAAACATCTTGACCTGCGGAAAGTTATGCAACTCCAACATCCGATGTCAAAGCCTCAACTACGTCATGAGTCGGTTTTTGTGTGAGTTAAATAGTCGCACAAGGGAAGCAAGACCAGATGATTATGTTCAAGACTCAGAACGGATCTATGTCACAAGACCCAGCGAAAGAG TTCCCCTAGGCTCTATTAAAGAAGTGCCTGCCGAATCATGTGCGGAGATCAAAGCGAGTGAAGGAGACAGCGTGGTGGTTAGTGGCGATTACTGGCTTGATTCAATCAAACCAGGCCAAACTGTGTTGGTTCCTTGCAATATGTCGACAGGAG acggAGACGAATGCAACGCCTCAGTCCCAGTATGTGACGTTAACGCCATTTGTCAAAATACACTGTCATCTTTCCTTTGCTCATGTAAAACCGGTTTTACTGGAGATGGTTTCAACTGTGCAG ACATCGACGAGTGCACCAATGGTGAGTACAATTGCATCAATGGAACAGCTCTCTGTTTAAACACGCTCGGATCCTATAAGTGTGCCTGTAAGCAGGGTTACCGAGGAGACGGTCAGAGCTACTGCATTCCAGATG GGCTCAAGTTCAGATGGATTCTGTGGGATCTTTACCATTACAAATTACCCTTTGATAGCTGCGTCTgtctaaataaaaaaaattacatacgttacgtcatcgccgccatgctggtggacgaaaaaaaaaagaactatcATAcgcctttatcactcggcggccctTTTGGAGGCCGTGGGAAATAA
- the LOC138046649 gene encoding uromodulin-like isoform X1, whose translation MKMSKILHFYVTAVMFLESHLSFLTCADAQQCRSVYSKYGMMLRGHVFQEINTANILTCGKLCNSNIRCQSLNYVMSRFLCELNSRTREARPDDYVQDSERIYVTRPSERVPLGSIKEVPAESCAEIKASEGDSVVVSGDYWLDSIKPGQTVLVPCNMSTGDGDECNASVPVCDVNAICQNTLSSFLCSCKTGFTGDGFNCADIDECTNGEYNCINGTALCLNTLGSYKCACKQGYRGDGQSYCIPDECQNYQVLSNADRKTTNGASTVYCDNALGPAWFRFQGNAGTRIPNWCVSVNRCGTHATGWLNGAHPLEHEGKVTRTVCFNWNSNCCYWSVNIQVQNCSGYYLYYISGTYSSHPCHLRYCSTD comes from the exons ATGAAAATGTCCAAGATCTTGCATTTTTACGTCACAGCGGTCATGTTTCTGGAGTCTCACCTGTCTTTCTTAACATGCGCGGACGCTCAGCAATGCAGAAGTGTTTATTCCAAATACGGTATGATGTTAAGAGGTCACGTGTTTCAGGAAATCAACACCGCAAACATCTTGACCTGCGGAAAGTTATGCAACTCCAACATCCGATGTCAAAGCCTCAACTACGTCATGAGTCGGTTTTTGTGTGAGTTAAATAGTCGCACAAGGGAAGCAAGACCAGATGATTATGTTCAAGACTCAGAACGGATCTATGTCACAAGACCCAGCGAAAGAG TTCCCCTAGGCTCTATTAAAGAAGTGCCTGCCGAATCATGTGCGGAGATCAAAGCGAGTGAAGGAGACAGCGTGGTGGTTAGTGGCGATTACTGGCTTGATTCAATCAAACCAGGCCAAACTGTGTTGGTTCCTTGCAATATGTCGACAGGAG acggAGACGAATGCAACGCCTCAGTCCCAGTATGTGACGTTAACGCCATTTGTCAAAATACACTGTCATCTTTCCTTTGCTCATGTAAAACCGGTTTTACTGGAGATGGTTTCAACTGTGCAG ACATCGACGAGTGCACCAATGGTGAGTACAATTGCATCAATGGAACAGCTCTCTGTTTAAACACGCTCGGATCCTATAAGTGTGCCTGTAAGCAGGGTTACCGAGGAGACGGTCAGAGCTACTGCATTCCAGATG AATGCCAAAACTACCAAGTATTGAGCAATGCTGACAGAAAAACAACGAACGGTGCATCTACTGTATATTGCGACAACGCTCTTGGGCCAGCTTGGTTTCGTTTCCAAGGAAACGCAGGAACAAGGATTCCCAATTGGTGCGTCTCTGTCAACAGATGCGGGACACACGCAACTGGGTGGTTAAACGGCGCTCATCCCCTGGAACACGAGGGAAAAGTGACACGAACGGTTTGTTTTAACTGGAattcaaattgttgttattggtCCGTGAATATTCAAGTGCAGAATTGCAGTGGTTACTACCTGTATTACATCAGTGGAACATATTCTTCTCATCCGTGTCATCTCCGTTATTGCAGCACTGACTGA